Proteins from a genomic interval of Fusarium oxysporum Fo47 chromosome I, complete sequence:
- a CDS encoding S-adenosyl-L-methionine-dependent methyltransferase, which translates to MSSCTVSRLAMRCSLRTLSQPTNLYHHISNQRFYAVQAAGAPRFQVFNRHTKWLQKERAGANSEQSREADYLKDEVAIRVSERLLDIKRRFPRVLDLGANSCNIARALVQENPDPDPNTPESPPLATRIDELVAADSSHSLLHRDADHEFNNKLNITRTVVDDEETIPFEPASFDLVMSSLSLHWINDLPGILTQINNVLKPDSPFIGAMLGGDTLFELRTSLQLAETERRGGMSPRVSPLADVKDIGGLLQKAGFKMLTVDIDDIIVDYPDTFALMQDLQAMGEGNAVLGREMGAISRDVLLAGDAIYKELHGNPDGSIPATFRIIYMIGWREGENQPQPLARGSGDINLKDVLEQK; encoded by the exons ATGTCATCTTGCACAGTTTCACGATTGGCAATGCGCTGTAGTCTACGGACTCTGTCACAGCCAACCAATCTCTATCACCACATCTCAAATCAACGGTTTTATGCTGTTCAAGCTGCTGGAGCGCCTCGTTTCCAGGTTTTCAATCGCCACACAAAATGGCTACAAAAGGAGCGAGCTGGTGCCAACTCTGAACAAAGTCGGGAAGCTGATTAcctcaaggatgaggttgCAATTCGAGTATCAGAAAGACTTCTA GACATCAAACGCAGATTTCCTCGAGTGTTAGATCTCGGCGCAAATTCATGCAATATCGCACGAGCTTTGGTCCAGGAGAATCCTGATCCTGACCCTAACACACCTGAGTCGCCACCACTGGCGACTCGTATTGATGAATTGGTTGCTGCTGATTCATCTCATTCACTGCTTCACCGTGATGCTGATCATGAGTTCAACAATAAGCTTAATATCACGCGGACGGTTGTGGATGACGAAGAAACGATTCCTTTCGAGCCTGCTTCTTTTGACCTGGTGATGAGCTCATTGAGTCTCCATTGGATCAACGATCTACCCGGTATCCTCACTCAGATCAACAACGTCCTCAAACCTGACTCTCCTTTCATCGGCGCTATGCTTGGTGGAGACACACTATTCGAGTTGAGAACGTCACTACAGCTGGCAGAGACAGAAAGACGAGGTGGCATGTCTCCTCGTGTCTCTCCTTTGGCTGATGTCAAGGACATAGGTGGTCTGCTCCAGAAAGCTGGCTTCAAGATGTTGACtgttgatatcgatgatATCATCGTTGATTACCCTGACACATTTGCTTTGATGCAAGATCTTCAGGCCATGGGCGAGGGTAATGCTGTCCTCGGAAGGGAGATGGGTGCAATTTCCCGCGATGTTCTCCTCGCTGGCGATGCCATCTATAAGGAACTTCACGGTAACCCAGATGGATCTATTCCCGCGACTTTCCGAATCATTTATATGATCGGATGGCGGGAAGGTGAAAACCAGCCACAACCTCTGGCCAGAGGAAGTGGTGACATAAACTTGAAAGATGTCTTGGAGCAAAAGTAG
- a CDS encoding actin-related protein 2/3 complex subunit 5, with amino-acid sequence MSIIQQHTSATLGDAWRTINIDALNEDSSVNFDTSTLHPPQPEIDEAEVRQLSGQIRQLLRGGDAEGALRGSLETPVYNGTDAAKDAHLHTIIEVLQSIKASDMSPLLKSIYGSEGGPECLDVLMKYIYKGMATVHPGTASRSPNKVTPQSTGGFSQIAGRPGSNEPATAAMSVLLSWHEKVVEVAGLGCIGRTMTDWRKV; translated from the exons ATGTCAATTATCCAGCAGCATACGAGCGCGACGCTCGGTGACGCATGGCGCACTATCAACATCGACGCCTTGAACGAAGACTCCAGCGTCAACTTCGACACCTCGACTCTGCACCCCCCACAGCCCGAGATCGACGAGGCGGAAGTGCGACAGCTTTCTGGGCAGATCAGGCAGCTTCTGAGAGGCGGTGATGCGGAGGGAGCTTTGAGGGGCAGCTTGGAGACTCCAGTATACAACGGAACGGATGCAGCCAAG GATGCTCATCTGCACACTATCATTGAGGTCCTCCAGTCGATTAAGGCAAGCGACATGTCCCCCTTACTGAAGAGCATCTATGGATCCGAGGGCGGCCCTGAGTGCCTGGATGTCCTGATGAAGTATAT CTACAAGGGAATGGCTACGGTTCACCCTGGAACAGCTTCGCGATCACCAAACAAGGTTACACCTCAATCGACGGGAGGTTTCAGCCAGATCGCTGGGCGACCTGGTTCGAACGAGCCCGCCACTGCAGCCATGAGTGTGCTCCTGAGTTGGCACGAGAAGGTCGTTGAGGTCGCTGGTCTGGGATGCATCGGCCGAACAATGACCGACTGGCGAAAGGTTTAG
- a CDS encoding uncharacterized protein (expressed protein), whose protein sequence is MAKVDRSSSRHCFCLLLALLFKQTHIHAISLPMLYNPCLTKEEKSKQNGSCNWAFISACLLLNPCSSNRSPRQFVSARSTARIWSCVSRNQIPLLAVPATRDLLMYSAVPIHSVGPDSDGAELWFGFGFGFGHGHELGM, encoded by the coding sequence ATGGCCAAAGTTGACAGATCGTCATCTCGGCATTGtttttgtcttcttctcgcgTTGCTGTTCAAACAAACCCATATCCATGCTATATCCTTACCCATGCTATACAATCCATGTCTGacgaaagaagaaaagtcTAAACAAAATGGTTCCTGCAACTGGGCGTTTATTTCAGcctgtcttcttctcaaccctTGTTCTTCTAACCGTTCGCCTAGACAGTTCGTCTCTGCCAGGTCAACAGCACGGATATGGTCATGTGTCTCTCGGAACCAGATACCCTTGCTTGCCGTCCCAGCCACCCGGGACTTATTGATGTACAGTGCAGTACCGATCCATTCTGTCGGTCCTGATTCTGACGGGGCTGAGCTTTggtttggctttggctttggctttggtcaTGGCCATGAGCTGGGGATGTGA
- a CDS encoding carbon-nitrogen hydrolase: MAIAAIGQICSTASIKGNLEQCAKLVASAARGQAKVLFLPEASDYIAPDGQTSLQLAEPQSTSPFVKGLQEAAREHNVAIHVGIHHRDEEQDQSKRILNRALYITANGDINDATTYDKLHVFDYGGLKESATVQPGTSLTAPFDSPIGRIGSLICFDLRFPEAGLALAQPGPHSAWKNKPAQIITYPSAFTLRTGAAHWETLLRARAIETQSYVIAAAQVGRHNEKRASWGQSIVADPWGNVVLKLKGVKEGEPQGTAEDGAEGGIGFVDIDLAHLEKVRREMPLQRRM, translated from the exons ATGGCAATCGCG GCAATCGGCCAGATCTGCTCAACGGCGTCGATCAAGGGTAATCTGGAACAGTGTGCCAAGTTGGTGGCGAGTGCGGCGCGGGGTCAAGCAAAA GTACTCTTCCTCCCTGAGGCTTCAGACTATATCGCCCCAGATGGACAGACATCACTGCAACTTGCAGAGCCACAGTCGACGTCCCCCTTCGTAAAGGGTCTCCAGGAGGCAGCTCGTGAGCACAACGTCGCTATCCATGTGGGTATTCACCATCGTGACGAGGAACAAGACCAATCAAAGAGGATTCTCAACCGCGCGTTGTATATCACTGCCAACGGAGACATCAACGATGCAACAACATATGATAAGCTCCATGTGTTTGACTATGGTGGTCTAAAGGAGAGTGCAacagtgcagcctggaacaAGCCTTACAGCACCGTTTGACTCCCCCATAGGCCGTATCGGAAGCCTCATCTGCTTTGACTTGCGATTCCCTGAGGCAGGATTAGCACTCGCACAGCCAGGACCTCACAGCGCATGGAAGAACAAGCCAGCGCAGATCATCACATACCCAAGTGCATTCACCCTTCGAACAGGTGCAGCACATTGGGAGACTCTTCTCCGAGCCAGGGCCATTGAGACACAGAGCTATGTCATTGCAGCAGCACAAGTTGGAAGACATAACGAGAAGCGAGCTAGTTGGGGACAGAGTATTGTTGCTGATCCATGGGGGAATGTAGTCCTGAAGTTGAAGGGCGTGAAAGAGGGAGAGCCTCAGGGGACTGCTGAGGATGGCGCGGAGGGTGGAATTGGGTTTGTTGATATCGACCTTGCGCATTTGGAGAAGGTTAGGAGGGAGATGCCTCTTCAGAGGCGAATGTGA
- a CDS encoding beta-lactamase-like protein, with protein sequence MASKRKASAMNAAAAEEPVDPSDELMFLCLGGGNEVGRSCHIIQYKGKTVMLDAGQHPAYDGLAALPFYDDFDLSTVDVLLISQTASYCVALSRPVSCSRNDDIHDFAFFFHIDHAASLPYVLAKTNFRGRVFMTHPTKAIYKWLIQDSVRVGNTSSNPTTQPVYTEQDHLNTFPQIEAIDYHTTHTISSIRITPYPAGHVLGAAMFLIEIAGLNIFFTGDYSREQDRHLVSAEVPKGVKIDVLITESTYGIASHVPRLEREQALMKSITSILNRGGRVLMPVFALGRAQELLLILDEYWGKHADFQKYPIYYASNLARKCMLIYQTYVGAMNDNIKRLFRERMAEAEASGDGAGKGGPWDFKYIRSLKNLDRFDDVGGCVMLASPGMLQNGVSRELLERWAPSEKNGVIITGYSVEGTMAKQIMQEPDQIQAVMSRSMAGARRMPGGDGEKVLIPRRCSVQEYSFAAHVDGVENREFIEEVAAPVVILVHGEQHNMMRLKSKLLSLNANKTAKVKVYSPRNCEELRIPFKADKTAKVVGKLASIQPPQSIHPDQSAAPPLVTGVLVQNDFKLSLMAPEDLREYAGLNTTTITCKQRLTLSAAGVDLVKWALEGTFGNIEELPEMRRGKNGQSNGHGDHMITDGEKMKQEDADEEVASLVAAYLVMGCVSVRYRTNGEVELEWEGNMLNDGIADSVMAVLFSVESSPAAVKRSSAKHSHSHELPDVNPHHSASPEERLERLLWFLEAQFGQDNVAPVTIPKLPAVEDTEEKIKKDEADDAMKTEEDGEDTQLQERQQKEIDRLHKIGIPVPGVSIKVDRMNATVWLEDLEVESNNKVFADRVRAVVERAVEVTAPLWG encoded by the exons ATGGCATCCAAACGAAAGGCTTCTGCCATGAACGCGGCTGCGGCGGAAGAGCCAGTAGATCCTTCAGATGAACTTATGTTTCTTTGCCTGGGAGGAGGAAACGAAGTGGGAAGGTCATGTCATATTATTCAATACAAGGGAAAGACGGTCATG CTTGATGCCGGCCAACATCCCGCATACGATGGACTCGCTGCACTGCCCTTCTACGACGATTTCGATCTTAGCACTGTCGACGtgcttctcatcagcca AACCGCCTCGTATTGCGTTGCGCTATCGCGGCCTGTATCGTGCTCGCGTAATGACGACATCCACGACTTTGCTTTCTT TTTTCACATCGACCATGCAGCATCGTTACCATATGTTCTCGCAAAGACGAACTTCAGGGGTCGTGTCTTTATGACCCATCCCACAAAGGCCATCTACAAGTGGCTTATTCAGGACAGTGTTCGAGTGGGCAATACTTCATCCAATCCTACTACACAGCCAGTGTATACTGAGCAAGACCATCTAAACACATTTCCTCAGATCGAGGCCATCGACTACCACACAACTCATACTATCTCCTCCATCAGAATCACCCCTTACCCTGCCGGCCATGTTCTTGGTGCTGCCATGTTCCTTATCGAGATTGCTggcctcaacatcttcttCACAGGTGACTACTCTCGCGAACAAGATCGACATTTGGTCTCAGCAGAGGTTCCTAAGGGCGTCAAGATTGACGTTCTTATCACCGAATCCACCTACGGCATTGCTTCTCATGTCCCTCGCCTCGAGAGAGAACAGGCCCTTATGAAGTCCATCACAAGTATCCTCAACCGAGGCGGCCGTGTCCTCATGCCAGTCTTTGCCCTCGGACGAGCTCAGGAGCTACTCTTGATTCTCGACGAGTACTGGGGCAAGCATGCTGACTTCCAGAAGTACCCCATCTACTATGCCAGCAACCTTGCCAGGAAGTGTATGCTCATCTACCAGACCTACGTTGGTGCCATGAACGACAATATCAAACGCTTGTTCCGTGAGCGAATGGCCGAGGCAGAGGCGTCTGGCGATGGAGCTGGTAAGGGTGGACCGTGGGACTTTAAGTACATCCGCTCTCTCAAGAACTTGGACAGGTTCGACGATGTTGGCGGTTGTGTTATGCTTGCCAGTCCTGGTATGCTTCAGAATGGTGTCAGTCGTGAGCTACTAGAACGTTGGGCGCCCAGCGAGAAGAATGGTGTGATCATCACGGGTTACAGTGTCGAAGGCACAATGGCTAAGCAGATCATGCAAGAACCTGATCAGATCCAGGCAGTTATGTCTCGTAGTATGGCGGGCGCTCGTCGAATGCCCGGAGGAGATGGCGAGAAAGTCCTCATTCCTCGAAGGTGTAGTGTCCAGGAATACTCTTTCGCGGCTCACGtcgatggcgttgagaaCCGTGAATTTATCGAAGAAGTTGCAGCTCCTGTCGTT ATTCTTGTTCATGGCGAACAGCACAACATGATGCGTCTCAAATCCAAACTCCTCTCCCTCAACGCAAACAAAACTGCAAAGGTCAAAGTCTACTCACCCCGCAACTGTGAAGAGCTTCGTATCCCCTTCAAAGCCGACAAGACTGCCAAGGTTGTTGGAAAACTTGCGTCGATCCAGCCTCCTCAGAGCATTCATCCTGATCAAAGTGCTGCACCTCCTCTCGTTACTGGCGTGCTCGTCCAGAACGACTTCAAGCTTTCTCTCATGGCGCCCGAGGATCTCCGCGAGTACGCAGGCCTAAACACAACCACCATCACCTGCAAGCAGCGTCTGACCCTCAGTGCTGCAGGTGTCGACCTCGTCAAGTGGGCCCTCGAGGGCACGTTTGGCAACATCGAAGAACTCCCCGAGATGCGCCGTGGAAAGAATGGTCAAAGCAATGGACATGGCGATCATATGATCACGGATGGCGAGAAAATGAAGCAGGAGGAtgctgatgaagaggttgctAGCCTCGTTGCAGCTTACCTCGTCATGGGATGTGTCTCAGTCCGATACCGCACAAACGGTGAGGTTGAGCTTGAGTGGGAGGGCAATATGCTCAACGACGGCATCGCCGACTCCGTCATGGCTGTTCTCTTCTCCGTGGAGAGTTCTcctgctgctgtcaagcGCTCCTCCGCTAAGCACTCACACTCGCACGAGCTACCCGATGTGAACCCTCACCACTCTGCTTCCCCAGAGGAGCGCCTTGAGCGTCTTCTTTGGTTCCTCGAAGCTCAGTTCGGTCAAGACAATGTTGCCCCAGTCACGATCCCCAAACTACCAGCCGTGGAGGACACcgaagagaagatcaagaaggacgaGGCCGATGATGCCATGAAGACAGAGGAGGATGGTGAGGATACACAACTCCAGGAGAGACAACAGAAGGAGATTGACAGGCTGCACAAGATTGGTATTCCTGTGCCAGGAGTGTCAATCAAGGTGGATAGGATGAATGCCACGGTTTGGTTGGAAGACCTCGAGGTTGAGTCTAACAATAAGGTTTTTGCAGATAGGGTGAGGGCAGTGGTGGAGAGAGCTGTCGAGGTGACGGCACCTCTTTGGGGATAA
- a CDS encoding V-type ATPase, V0 complex, 116kDa subunit family, translating to MAPKPDTPFRSADMSMVQLYVSNEIGREVVTALGELGLCQFRDLNEDVSAFQRTFTQEIRRLDNVERQLRYFYAQMDKIGIPLRKLDLDVERLASPSTSEIDELAERSQKLEQRVSALNESYETLKKREGDLTEWRWVLREAGSFFDRAHGNVEEIRASTDNDDAPLLSDIEQNQGGPDAERSFSGMNIGFVAGVIARDRVASFERILWRTLRGNLYMNQSEIPEPLIDPTNNEAINKNVFVIFAHGKEILNKIRKISESMGADVYNVDENSDLRRDQIHEVNNRLEDVQNVLQNTQATLQAELNQISQSLSAWMVLVAKEKAVYNALNNFSYDSARRTLIAEAWVPTNDLPLIRTTLQDVTNRAGLSVPSIINKIQTNKTPPTYLKTNKITEGFQTIVNAYGTATYQEVNPAIPVFVTFPFLFAVMFGDFGHAIIMLSAALAMIYWEKSLKKVSFELFAMIFYGRYIALVMAVFSVFTGLIYNDVFSMSMTLFESAWEFKKPENYTNTTSIVATLREDGHRYPFGLDYAWHGSENDLLFSNSLKMKMSILLGWAHMTYSLCFSYINARHFKKPIDIWGNFIPGMIFFQSIFGYLVICIVYKWSVDWLGTGRQPPGLLNMLIYMFLQPGTIPEGEELYAGQSVVQVILLLLAFVQVPILLFLKPFYLRWENSRARAKGYRSIGETSRVSALDGDDEDANGHGNSFDEDGEGVAMISQNISEEHEEFEFSEVMIHQVIHTIEFCLNCVSHTASYLRLWALSLAHQQLSIVLWSMTLGPALKMSGVVGVIMIVVCFTMWFFLTIAILVCMEGTSAMLHSLRLAWVESFSKFAEFAGWPFAPFSFNTLLEESEELKDYLG from the exons ATGGCTCCCAAACCGGATACCCCGTTCCGCTCTGCGGACATGAGCATGGTACAGCTCTATGTCTCCAATGAAATCGGTCGCGAAGTTGTTACGGCCCTCGGCGAGCTTGGTCTCTGCCAATTCCGCGAC CTCAACGAGGATGTCAGCGCATTCCAACGCACTTTTACTCAGGAGATTCGACGACTCGACAATGTTGAGCGACAGCTGC GATACTTCTACGCTCAGATGGATAAGATCGGAATCCCGCTCCGAAAGCTGGACCTCGACGTCGAGCGACTTGCGTCACCCTCAACTTCCGAAATCGACGAGCTTGCCGAGCGAAGCCAGAAGTTGGAACAGCGAGTTTCTGCCCTGAATGAGAGCTACGAGACTTTGAAGAAGCGCGAGGGCGACTTGACCGAGTGGCGATGGGTTCTGCGTGAGGCCGGTAGCTTCTTCGACCGTGCTCACGGAAATGTCGAGGAGATCCGCGCTTCTACTGATAACGACGATGCTCCCCTTCTGTCTGACATTGAGCAAAACCAGGGTGGCCCCGATGCCGAGCGTTCTTTCTCCGGCATGAACATTGGCTTCGTCGCTGGTGTCATTGCTAGAGACAGAGTCGCCTCCTTCGAGCGTATCCTCTGGCGAACACTGCGCGGTAACCTCTACATGAACCAGTCTGAGATTCCCGAGCCCTTGATCGATCCTACCAACAACGaggccatcaacaagaacgTCTTCGTTATTTTCGCTCACGGCAAGGagattctcaacaagatccGTAAGATCTCCGAGTCCATGGGCGCTGATGTTTACAATGTCGACGAGAACAGTGATCTTCGACGTGACCAGATCCACGAGGTCAACAACCGCCTGGAGGATGTCCAGAACGTTCTACAAAACACCCAGGCCACTCTTCAGGCAGAGCTTAATCAGATCTCTCAGTCGCTGTCTGCCTGGATGGTTCTTGTCGCCAAGGAAAAGGCCGTGTATAACGCACTCAACAACTTCTCCTATGATAGCGCTCGGCGAACTCTCATTGCCGAAGCCTGGGTACCTACCAATGATCTTCCCCTGATCAGGACGACCCTTCAGGATGTTACTAACAGAGCTGGCCTCTCCGTCCCTTCTATTATCAATAAGATTCAGACCAACAAGACGCCGCCTACTTACCTTAAGACCAACAAGATCACCGAAGGTTTCCAGACCATCGTCAATGCTTATGGTACCGCCACGTACCAGGAGGTCAACCCGGCCATTCCTGTTTTTGTCACCTTCCCTTTCCTGTTCGCTGTCATGTTCGGTGATTTCGGCCATGCCATCATCATGCTTTCAGCTGCTCTCGCTATGATTTACTGGGAGAAGTCACTGAAGAAGGTCAGCTTCGAACTGTTTGCCATGATCTTCTACGGCCGATACATTGCCCTGGTTATGGCTGTTTTCTCTGTTTTTACCGGTCTCATCTACAATGATGTCTTTTCTATGTCCATGACTCTGTTTGAGAGTGCTTGGGAGTTTAAGAAGCCCGAGAACTATACCAACACTACAAGCATCGTTGCCACTCTAAGGGAAGATGGTCACCGTTACCCCTTCGGTTTGGATTATGCATGGCACGGAAGTGAGAATGAcctcctcttcagcaacagtttgaagatgaagatgagtaTCCTCCTGGGCTGGGCACACATGACCTACTCGCTCTGCTTCTCTTACATCAATGCTCGCCACTTCAAGAAGCCCATTGACATCTGGGGTAACTTCATCCCTGGcatgatcttcttccagTCCATCTTTGGCTACCTTGTTATTTGCATTGTTTACAAATGGTCTGTTGATTGGCTGGGCACTGGCCGCCAACCTCCTGGACTGCTCAACATGCTTATTTACATGTTCCTCCAGCCTGGAACTATTCCTGAGGGCGAAGAGCTTTACGCTGGACAGTCTGTTGTCCAAGTCAttctcttgctcttggcTTTCGTCCAAGTTcccatcctcctcttcctcaagccTTTCTATCTTCGATGGGAGAACAGCCGTGCTCGCGCCAAGGGTTACCGTAGCATAGGTGAAACCTCTCGAGTTAGTGCTTTGgacggcgatgatgaagacgcCAATGGCCACGGCAACAGCTTCGACGAAGATGGCGAGGGAGTTGCTATGATCTCTCAGAACATTAGTGAGGAGCATGAGGAGTTCGAGTTTAGTGAGGTTATGATCCACCAGGTCATTCACACAATTG AATTCTGTCTGAACTGTGTCTCTCACACTGCCTCCTACCTCCGACTTTGGGCTTTGTCTCTCGCTCATCAACAGCTGAGTATTGTGCTTTGGTCTATGACCCTTGGCCCTGCCCTCAAAATGAGCGGCGTTGTCGGTGTCATCATGATTGTTGTTTGTTTTACTATGTGGTTCTTCTTGA CCATTGCTATTCTCGTTTGTATGGAGGGTACCAGTGCCATGTTGCACTCCCTCCGTCTCGCTTGGGTCGAGTCGTTCTCCAAGTTCGCAGAGTTTGCGGGTTGGCCTTTTGCGCCTTTCTCGTTTAACACCCTGCTGGAAGAGTCGGAAGAGCTCAAGGATTACTTGGGTTAA
- a CDS encoding Decaprenyl diphosphate synthase-like protein produces the protein MSDAISSFLRRVIVESPPGEWAVRQLRELLIGALKQGPIPQHVSFEMDGNRRYARNHRMETVEGHHRGFEALARIMEICYKSGVKVVTVYAFSIENFNRPKYEVEGLMELAKIKLEQLTKYGHILDRYGARVRVLGQREMIRSDVLEVVDKAVARTKHNNKAVLNICFPYTSRAEITSAVKSTVQEFLAPTPPRSTPFSPSRIRQKILSRQLDGREGLPTIPDVLPEEVEPLDGDDAKKDSDGDSSSPTLQPDSPPPRLRARNSAASLLGLPNPETITAETLDKHMYTANDPPLDIFVRTSGVERLSDFMLWQCHQDTQIFFVDTLWPDFDLKDFIWLLLEWQWRQKQKDRDEAVVRPSSVTA, from the exons ATGTCTGACGCTATATCATCGTTTCTCCGGAGGGTAATTGTCGAATCTCCTCCTGGAGAATGGGCTGTGCGCCAGCTTCGCGAGCTTCTCATTGGCGCCCTTAAGCAAGGTCCTATCCCTCAACACGTTTCTTTTGAGATGGACGGCAACCGACGATATGCTCGAAACCACAGAATGGAGACCGTAGAGGGTCATCACCGAGGATTTGAGGCGCTGGCTAGG ATCATGGAAATTTGCTACAAGTCCGGAGTTAAGGTAGTGACTGTATACGCCTTCAGTATTGAGAACTTCAATCGACCAAAATATGAAGTGGAGGGTCTGATGGAGctggccaagatcaagctggAGCAGCTGACAAAATATGGCCATATCCTCGACCGTTACGGTGCCCGTGTGCGCGTCTTGGGCCAGCGCGAGATGATCCGAAGCGACGTTCTTGAAGTGGTCGACAAGGCTGTCGCGAGAACCAAGCACAACAACAA GGCCGTTCTGAACATTTGCTTCCCATACACCTCGCGAGCCGAGATCACTTCCGCAGTGAAATCAACAGTGCAAGAGTTTCTCGCTCCCACACCTCCTCGAAGCACACCCTTCTCCCCATCTCGAATTCGACAGAAGATCCTTTCGCGCCAGCTGGACGGTCGCGAGGGGCTACCTACAATCCCGGATGTCCTCCCCGAAGAGGTCGAACCATTAGATGGAgatgatgccaagaaggacAGCGATGGAGATTCCTCATCGCCTACACTGCAACCCGACtcccctcctcctcggctGCGCGCAAGAAACAGCGCTGCCAGCCTTTTGGGCTTACCAAACCCCGAAACAATTACAGCCGAGACCTTGGACAAGCACATGTACACTGCAAACGACCCGCCTCTAGATATCTTTGTACGAACCAGCGGAGTGGAACGCCTCAGCGACTTCATGCTCTGGCAATGCCATCAGGATACAcagatcttcttcgtcgATACTTTGTGGCCTGACTTCGACCTCAAGGACTTCATCTGGCTTTTGCTCGAGTGGCAATGGaggcagaagcagaaggatCGCGACGAGGCAGTGGTTCGGCCTTCTTCTGTTACAGCGTGA